The proteins below come from a single Borreliella afzelii genomic window:
- a CDS encoding iron-sulfur cluster assembly scaffold protein: MLTEKTKKKIIRLSKVNNYIIHKIETNQNFKYQSKCGDQILFQIIEENNGKFNLKHYASGCMILLASANALNKLCNNKPKPKIINLVQKVINGDFENLEEIDSSLKIFNTFTNTNRKDCFLLPYKSLKDSLENYKPLRSTIK; encoded by the coding sequence ATGCTCACTGAAAAAACTAAAAAAAAAATAATAAGGCTTAGTAAAGTAAATAATTACATAATACATAAAATAGAAACAAACCAAAATTTTAAATATCAATCTAAATGTGGAGATCAAATTTTATTCCAAATAATAGAAGAAAATAACGGAAAATTTAATTTAAAACATTATGCATCTGGGTGCATGATTTTACTTGCAAGCGCCAACGCTTTAAACAAATTGTGCAACAACAAACCAAAACCTAAAATCATAAACTTAGTACAAAAAGTGATAAACGGTGATTTTGAAAATCTAGAAGAAATTGACTCAAGTTTAAAAATTTTTAATACATTTACAAATACAAATAGAAAAGACTGTTTTTTACTGCCATACAAATCATTAAAAGATAGTTTAGAAAACTACAAGCCCTTAAGGAGCACTATTAAATGA
- a CDS encoding RnfABCDGE type electron transport complex subunit D, with amino-acid sequence MLNLEKVKTIFKKYNKYKINIDEIQIPEYALIPLETENSKSIIYIIEKQKIEENQILSKNSNIELYTYSPISGIVEKIYTANFPDGKKLKSALIKFQGKIKTEKTPIEDEISREKTLAKLIQLGIPWFNENSLFQFINKCKKIDKMILLTNGKDVFTNISEALMAEKLEDILSGFQIIDKIFKFKEITIISNKDKLKKELENLSIFKNRKIKIKSLENEYPYTNHEMIMHFLYNNNNTKDDINPHNNILLANIEDLYNTNLVIKNNNPYKEKFVAINGNKKIKSRILKVKIGTSFSQIINEKIDTKKYEFFLNNPANNIKIETLNIPITRDIYSLTILKKKSIYDKIRALFISSFSPLQMENIIFSYLKNEKKDDNSKLKIFKYTDKEVEEEIHKVQKEIKGKILNESLINGVIYTENNLKDIYFIIILSLLPSLIFSFLNNTKFMIDTLLLIFISVAIYMPIMLKINYKCLSFFVYSALMISIILPLNLEITLKITSLLFTFLVFFYFFRLSTFLANPILISFMFFVLNFPASFKQTYQESLKNSTSIIPTWSKIIDTNPDIKNLKSLNTLTRYENKKIDAIENFVNKKIFSVFNIIVTRFHIESLLGVNNEKKLSPILLYFGLLLIIGKYIINKLIPLSFYISLMTISYIMHNMGALSHISSDMLTLLISPIPMLLIFTIATEVQITPHFKFEQILYGTLLAFIYFLTLSYIPFETLSVIISIFILQASSNLIKKYSLTFKIKKIIHFWKTNKEKALKTPFKNEKDIIKL; translated from the coding sequence TTTCAAAAAATATAATAAATACAAGATAAACATTGACGAGATTCAAATACCTGAGTATGCCCTAATACCCCTTGAAACAGAAAATTCAAAATCCATAATATATATAATTGAAAAACAAAAAATAGAAGAAAATCAAATTTTATCGAAAAATTCAAACATAGAACTATACACATACTCTCCAATATCTGGAATAGTAGAAAAAATATACACAGCCAACTTTCCAGATGGAAAAAAATTAAAATCAGCACTAATCAAATTTCAAGGAAAAATAAAAACTGAAAAAACCCCAATAGAAGATGAAATCTCAAGAGAAAAAACCCTGGCAAAATTAATTCAACTGGGAATTCCTTGGTTTAACGAAAATTCCTTATTTCAATTCATAAATAAATGTAAAAAAATAGACAAAATGATTTTATTAACAAACGGAAAAGATGTATTTACAAATATTTCAGAAGCACTGATGGCAGAAAAATTAGAAGATATTCTTTCAGGATTCCAAATAATCGACAAAATATTTAAATTCAAAGAAATAACAATAATATCAAATAAAGATAAACTTAAAAAAGAATTAGAAAATTTGAGTATTTTTAAAAACAGAAAAATAAAAATTAAATCTTTAGAAAATGAATATCCTTATACAAATCATGAAATGATAATGCACTTTTTATACAACAACAATAACACAAAAGATGATATAAACCCCCACAACAATATTTTATTAGCAAATATTGAAGATCTTTATAACACAAATCTTGTTATAAAAAACAACAATCCTTATAAAGAAAAATTTGTAGCTATAAATGGAAATAAAAAAATAAAAAGTAGAATACTGAAAGTAAAAATTGGAACTTCTTTTAGCCAAATAATAAATGAAAAAATTGATACAAAAAAATATGAATTTTTTTTAAACAACCCAGCCAACAACATAAAAATTGAAACATTAAACATACCAATAACAAGAGATATTTATAGCCTCACCATATTAAAAAAGAAATCAATATATGACAAAATTAGAGCATTGTTTATATCCAGTTTTTCCCCATTGCAAATGGAAAATATTATTTTTTCATATTTAAAGAATGAAAAAAAAGATGATAACAGTAAATTAAAAATATTTAAATATACAGACAAAGAAGTAGAAGAAGAAATACATAAAGTTCAAAAAGAAATTAAAGGCAAAATTCTAAATGAAAGCCTAATAAATGGGGTAATATATACTGAAAACAATTTAAAAGATATATACTTTATTATCATACTATCATTATTGCCTAGTCTAATATTTTCTTTCCTAAATAACACCAAATTCATGATAGACACTTTGCTGTTAATATTTATTAGTGTGGCAATCTATATGCCAATAATGCTAAAAATTAATTACAAATGTTTGTCTTTTTTCGTTTACAGTGCCTTAATGATAAGTATTATATTGCCTTTAAATTTAGAAATTACACTAAAAATAACCTCCTTGCTATTTACTTTTTTAGTATTCTTTTACTTTTTCAGGTTATCAACATTTTTAGCAAATCCTATATTAATTTCTTTTATGTTTTTTGTATTAAATTTTCCAGCAAGTTTTAAACAAACCTATCAAGAATCGCTTAAAAACTCAACATCAATAATTCCAACCTGGAGTAAAATAATTGACACAAATCCAGACATAAAAAATTTAAAAAGTTTGAATACCCTAACAAGATATGAAAACAAAAAAATCGATGCAATTGAAAACTTTGTAAATAAAAAAATTTTTTCCGTTTTCAATATAATTGTCACAAGATTTCATATTGAAAGTCTTTTAGGAGTTAATAATGAAAAAAAATTATCTCCAATCTTGCTTTATTTTGGACTCTTATTAATAATTGGCAAATATATAATTAACAAATTAATACCATTGTCATTTTATATAAGTTTAATGACAATCTCATACATAATGCATAATATGGGAGCCTTAAGTCACATCAGCTCAGATATGTTAACATTACTTATTTCTCCAATACCAATGCTCCTAATTTTTACAATTGCAACAGAAGTACAAATAACACCACATTTCAAATTTGAGCAAATACTCTACGGAACACTATTGGCATTTATATACTTTTTAACATTAAGCTATATTCCTTTTGAAACTTTATCGGTTATAATATCTATTTTTATTTTACAAGCAAGCTCAAACTTAATAAAAAAATACAGTTTAACCTTTAAAATTAAAAAAATAATACATTTTTGGAAAACAAATAAAGAAAAAGCACTTAAAACCCCTTTTAAAAATGAAAAGGATATAATAAAACTATGA
- a CDS encoding cysteine desulfurase, which produces MDFKQIKSNTEKVKFLRQDFPILNKQFDNKHIIYFDNAATSQKPKKVIYSSIEYYENYNANVHRSGHKFAIQSSIKIEKTRELVKNFINAESAKNIIFTSGTTDGINSVANSFFYSKYFKKKDEIILTTLEHNSNLLPWANLANLANLTIKFAKFNEMGIITPEEIEKLITEKTKLISISGINNTLGTINDLESIGKIAKKYNISLFVDAAQMAPHMKIDVKKIGCDFLVFSGHKMLAPTGIGILYISNNMAEKLNSSKLGGNTVEEIFIENKKIKFKSLDTPNKFESGTPNIAGIIGLKEAIKYINNISMDFILEHDQQLIEYGVKKLQELDEVEFLLNTNLKRNSIISFTVKNIHSHDIETYLDTLGIATRAGKTCSYVAFFPENLNKNHLLRISFYFYNTQEEIDIFILGLKKVIKELS; this is translated from the coding sequence ATGGATTTCAAACAAATAAAAAGCAATACTGAAAAGGTCAAGTTTTTAAGACAAGATTTTCCTATTTTAAATAAACAGTTTGACAATAAGCATATAATTTATTTTGACAATGCAGCAACATCTCAAAAACCCAAAAAAGTAATTTATTCAAGCATTGAATATTATGAAAATTATAACGCAAATGTACACAGAAGCGGTCACAAATTTGCAATTCAATCTAGCATAAAAATAGAAAAAACAAGAGAACTTGTGAAAAATTTCATTAATGCAGAATCTGCAAAAAATATAATATTTACCTCTGGAACTACAGATGGAATTAATTCTGTTGCAAACTCATTTTTTTACTCAAAATACTTTAAAAAAAAAGATGAAATTATTCTTACAACTCTCGAACATAATAGTAATTTGCTCCCGTGGGCAAATCTTGCAAATTTAGCTAATCTAACAATTAAATTTGCTAAATTTAATGAAATGGGAATTATTACTCCTGAAGAAATTGAAAAACTTATTACAGAAAAAACAAAGCTCATCAGTATTTCAGGAATAAATAATACCTTGGGAACCATTAATGATCTAGAATCTATTGGAAAAATCGCAAAAAAATACAATATAAGTCTTTTTGTAGATGCTGCGCAAATGGCACCTCATATGAAAATAGATGTTAAAAAAATTGGCTGTGACTTCTTGGTATTTTCTGGACATAAAATGCTTGCTCCAACAGGAATAGGAATTTTATACATTTCAAATAATATGGCTGAAAAGCTTAATAGCTCAAAATTGGGGGGAAATACCGTAGAAGAAATATTCATAGAAAATAAAAAAATTAAATTTAAATCACTTGATACTCCCAATAAATTTGAATCAGGAACCCCAAATATTGCAGGAATTATCGGACTTAAAGAAGCAATAAAATATATCAATAATATTTCTATGGATTTTATTTTAGAACATGATCAGCAATTAATCGAATATGGGGTAAAAAAATTACAAGAGCTTGATGAAGTCGAATTTTTACTAAATACAAATCTTAAAAGAAATTCAATAATATCATTTACAGTAAAAAATATTCACTCACACGATATTGAAACCTATCTAGATACACTAGGAATAGCAACTAGAGCCGGAAAAACTTGTTCCTATGTGGCATTTTTTCCAGAAAATTTAAATAAAAACCATCTTTTAAGAATTAGCTTTTATTTTTATAATACACAAGAAGAAATTGATATTTTCATATTAGGATTAAAAAAAGTAATAAAAGAGCTTTCATAA
- a CDS encoding ABC transporter ATP-binding protein codes for MENILIIKNLCKAYKKNKTKIQVIENLNLTVTKGEFISIQGKSGCGKSTLFNMISGIDKIDSGEIISCGIYLKNANEKTLSLYKNKQIGLVFQNYNLINEFNVIENIILPKIISGQETKNTINKKALDLMKILKIENRAKHYPSELSGGESQRVAIARALINEPNIILCDEPTGNLDLSTAKTVENLLINTAKNFKKTLILVSHNPQFANKADSKYEFKDRTLKKL; via the coding sequence ATGGAAAATATATTAATTATAAAAAATCTTTGTAAAGCATACAAAAAAAATAAAACAAAAATTCAAGTAATAGAAAATTTAAACTTAACTGTAACAAAAGGTGAATTTATTTCAATCCAGGGAAAAAGTGGTTGTGGAAAATCAACTCTTTTTAATATGATTTCAGGAATTGATAAAATAGATTCTGGAGAGATAATATCGTGTGGAATATATTTGAAAAATGCCAATGAAAAAACATTAAGTTTGTATAAAAACAAACAAATAGGCTTGGTATTCCAAAATTATAACTTAATAAATGAGTTTAATGTAATTGAAAATATAATTCTACCTAAAATTATCTCAGGCCAAGAAACAAAGAACACAATAAATAAAAAAGCTCTAGATCTAATGAAAATACTAAAAATAGAAAACAGAGCAAAACATTATCCTTCAGAGCTCTCAGGAGGCGAATCACAAAGGGTTGCTATTGCTAGAGCGTTAATCAATGAACCTAATATAATCTTGTGTGATGAACCTACGGGAAATTTAGACTTAAGTACAGCTAAAACTGTAGAAAATCTACTCATCAATACAGCAAAAAATTTTAAAAAAACCTTAATACTAGTTAGTCATAATCCGCAATTTGCAAACAAAGCAGATTCAAAATATGAATTCAAAGATAGGACATTAAAAAAACTATGA
- a CDS encoding ABC transporter permease — MGIRNFLLKRLILEEKNSLALTIVIILSIALGEIIIILTISIMNGFQNDFFLSITNVESGNLKIENELTQEELKKIKKIEGINHINKMYETQGIGIQNYYYPTILNIIAIDIQDLKKDQNFISFTGLEKAELDLKDNEIIIGNILSYNFNLFENDDLGLIIIDEIKNFISLENDIKNFKIKSIFKSNYAKINETLIFMNIDYFIKNKVLRNSSINYQIKTTNLNPSNKLIEKIKAINPKIKVKTWNEYNKEFYKTLKIERNTMLIILASIFIVIAVNSYYLQKRIIINKNKAISILLAMGLRIKKIKQIFIIHSIIICTIGGLLGLILGISISLNINEILKIIDNLVNTLINFLNQIFALEIEGIKIQIVKNIITPKLFLSDLAFTFCFACFSTIYSSMKATKKIGSQKNIETINGS, encoded by the coding sequence ATGGGTATAAGAAATTTTTTGCTTAAAAGATTAATACTGGAAGAAAAAAATAGCCTGGCTCTCACAATTGTAATAATATTAAGTATTGCTTTAGGTGAAATAATAATTATCCTAACAATATCAATCATGAATGGTTTTCAAAACGATTTTTTCCTTAGCATTACAAATGTAGAAAGTGGAAATTTAAAAATAGAAAATGAACTTACTCAAGAAGAACTCAAGAAAATTAAAAAGATTGAGGGAATAAACCATATAAATAAAATGTACGAAACACAAGGTATTGGAATTCAAAATTATTATTATCCAACTATTTTGAATATCATTGCAATTGATATTCAAGATCTTAAAAAAGACCAAAATTTTATTTCATTTACAGGCCTTGAAAAAGCTGAATTGGATCTTAAAGACAATGAAATCATTATTGGAAATATACTCTCTTACAATTTCAACTTATTCGAAAATGACGACTTAGGATTAATAATCATTGATGAAATAAAAAACTTTATATCATTAGAAAATGATATAAAAAACTTTAAAATAAAATCAATTTTCAAAAGTAATTATGCAAAAATAAATGAAACTTTAATTTTTATGAATATAGACTATTTTATTAAAAATAAAGTTTTACGTAATTCTAGCATTAATTACCAAATAAAAACAACTAATTTAAATCCAAGCAATAAATTAATTGAAAAAATCAAAGCTATTAATCCAAAAATTAAAGTAAAAACTTGGAATGAATACAATAAAGAATTCTATAAAACATTAAAAATAGAACGAAATACAATGTTAATTATTTTAGCAAGCATTTTCATTGTTATTGCCGTTAATTCATATTATCTACAAAAAAGAATAATAATAAACAAAAATAAAGCTATTTCAATACTATTAGCCATGGGGCTTAGAATAAAAAAAATAAAACAAATTTTTATTATTCACTCAATAATAATCTGCACCATAGGGGGACTTCTTGGTTTGATACTGGGGATTTCAATTTCTTTGAATATAAATGAAATTTTAAAAATAATTGACAATCTGGTAAACACTTTAATAAATTTTCTAAATCAAATATTTGCTTTAGAAATAGAAGGCATTAAAATACAAATAGTAAAAAATATAATTACTCCTAAATTATTTTTAAGCGATTTAGCATTTACTTTCTGTTTTGCATGCTTTTCTACAATATATTCAAGCATGAAAGCAACAAAAAAAATTGGAAGTCAAAAAAACATTGAAACTATAAATGGATCTTAA
- a CDS encoding ABC transporter permease: MMLLKLTEITKIAYIIFKNSTNKIALIGSGISLSLVMIPLIIVYYMSSNIMTSTINKYIESEGFSTQIEYNDTNKTHQLKDRLDSFKKKYNYKDLNYFFEKRTYGIIGNNKKQGVLIRAIENKFILENKSIKLLQGAKNLKKDSILISNQIKNKLNLNLNEKIDILIPNTKNNKIMPRIKKFNISGIIETGLKDIDNNLVLISFENENLMSKKFSKSIIGVETSSNSIKNNEILKQNLETEFKEFQIKTFYELYLNKYNNLDISKKLLIFIMALIIIFASINISSSLSMLIFENKKKIAILKSIGMNNLNIKIIFLLISLTLSTTFCGIGIIIGNYLTLKISYLINFVDNVLNFFLKIFGEEYSEILNSEYYVSEFQIHLSLSFSLTLLGLYMLISILTTMIPLNIISNLKEKEILR, translated from the coding sequence ATGATGCTTTTAAAGCTAACAGAAATTACAAAAATTGCGTATATAATTTTTAAAAATTCAACAAATAAAATAGCTTTAATAGGTTCTGGAATATCATTAAGTTTAGTAATGATCCCATTAATTATTGTCTACTATATGTCTAGTAATATTATGACTTCTACTATTAATAAATATATTGAAAGTGAAGGATTTTCCACGCAAATAGAATATAATGACACAAATAAAACTCATCAACTAAAAGACAGATTAGACTCATTTAAAAAAAAATATAATTACAAAGATTTAAATTATTTTTTTGAGAAAAGAACTTATGGAATTATTGGAAATAATAAAAAACAAGGTGTATTAATAAGAGCAATAGAAAATAAATTCATATTGGAAAACAAATCAATAAAATTACTACAAGGTGCTAAAAATTTAAAAAAGGATTCCATACTCATTTCAAATCAAATAAAAAATAAACTTAATTTAAATCTCAATGAAAAAATTGACATTTTGATTCCAAATACAAAAAACAATAAAATAATGCCCAGAATAAAAAAGTTTAATATCTCAGGAATAATTGAAACCGGACTAAAAGATATTGATAATAATTTGGTGTTAATTTCTTTTGAAAACGAAAATTTAATGTCAAAAAAGTTTTCAAAAAGCATAATTGGAGTTGAAACAAGTTCAAATTCCATAAAAAACAATGAAATCTTGAAGCAGAATTTAGAAACTGAATTTAAAGAATTCCAAATAAAAACATTCTATGAACTTTACTTAAATAAATACAATAATCTAGATATAAGTAAAAAACTTTTAATATTCATTATGGCTTTGATTATAATATTTGCAAGTATCAATATATCCTCGTCCCTTTCAATGCTTATTTTTGAAAATAAAAAGAAAATTGCAATACTAAAATCAATTGGAATGAATAATTTAAATATAAAAATAATATTTCTTTTGATATCGCTCACATTAAGCACCACCTTTTGTGGAATTGGAATAATAATTGGAAATTATTTAACACTTAAAATATCTTATTTAATAAACTTTGTTGATAATGTTTTAAACTTTTTTTTAAAAATATTTGGAGAAGAATATTCTGAAATATTAAACTCAGAATATTACGTATCTGAATTTCAAATACATTTAAGCTTAAGCTTTAGCTTAACACTTCTTGGCTTATATATGCTAATAAGCATTTTAACTACAATGATTCCGCTTAACATTATCTCCAATCTAAAAGAAAAAGAAATCTTGAGATAG
- the ftsY gene encoding signal recognition particle-docking protein FtsY: MGIFKKIKNLFKNKEQENVIENLEDILLESDINNEIVIEIINKLTKEKNKNEKTIIEKLKELLSDYINTKKFTLENNKLNILLIVGINGIGKTSSIAKLANKLKNEGKNILISAADTFRAAAIEQMKIYGEQIGIRIISQNQGSDPSAVIFDSISSAKLKNYDALIIDTAGRLQNKENLIKELQKINNVILKQIKNTNINYQKILVIDSTIGKNTNSQAEIFNKAIEIDGIIITKLDSSSRAGAIINISKILKKPIYFTTFGEKLEDIKEFDINEYLNKLL; encoded by the coding sequence TTGGGCATTTTTAAAAAAATAAAAAATTTATTTAAAAACAAAGAACAAGAAAATGTTATTGAAAACTTAGAAGACATTTTATTAGAATCAGACATTAATAATGAAATTGTAATAGAAATAATAAACAAATTAACAAAAGAAAAAAATAAAAACGAAAAAACTATTATTGAAAAACTAAAAGAACTTTTAAGTGATTATATCAACACAAAAAAATTTACTCTAGAAAATAATAAATTAAACATTTTGTTAATAGTTGGTATAAATGGAATTGGAAAAACATCAAGCATAGCAAAACTTGCAAATAAATTAAAAAATGAAGGTAAAAATATATTAATATCAGCTGCTGATACATTTAGAGCAGCCGCAATTGAACAAATGAAAATTTATGGCGAACAAATCGGAATCAGAATAATATCTCAAAACCAAGGAAGCGATCCATCAGCTGTAATATTCGACAGCATCTCAAGCGCTAAACTTAAAAATTACGATGCATTAATTATTGATACAGCCGGAAGATTACAAAATAAAGAAAATTTAATAAAAGAGCTTCAAAAAATAAACAATGTAATATTAAAGCAAATAAAAAACACCAATATAAACTATCAAAAAATACTTGTAATCGATTCTACTATTGGGAAAAATACAAATAGCCAAGCAGAAATTTTTAATAAAGCAATAGAAATAGACGGAATAATAATCACAAAACTTGATTCATCCTCCCGAGCAGGTGCAATAATAAATATTTCAAAAATTCTTAAAAAACCTATATACTTTACTACATTTGGAGAAAAACTAGAAGACATTAAAGAATTTGATATCAATGAATATCTTAATAAATTGCTATGA
- the prfB gene encoding peptide chain release factor 2 (programmed frameshift): MKEKINTLFKQAEDIWRKLDKKEIQAKIEKYEKEINQKNFWNDPKRAQEVIKAQSILKNKIDPWVGLINKIKDLSDLCEIIENEKDISSLEIEFNVLEKQYKDLLTISYFKEELDANDAFLTIHSGAGGTEACDWVAMLYRMYSRYAERKKYKTELIDLLEAEGGIKSVTIEIKGEYAYGLLKSEVGIHRLIRISPFDAAKKRHTSFASVFIDPVIDEKIEIIIKPEDIRIDTYRASGAGGQHVNKTSSAVRITHIETGIVTQSQSDRSQHKNKDMAMKVLKSRLYEYYKNKEDEKNKSKQDTKKEISWGNQIRSYVFQPYNLVKDHRTKFENSNITSVMDGNIDNFIEEYLKWKSLN; this comes from the exons ATGAAAGAAAAAATAAATACATTGTTTAAACAAGCCGAAGACATTTGGAGGAAACTT GACAAAAAAGAAATTCAAGCTAAAATCGAAAAATATGAGAAAGAAATAAACCAGAAAAATTTTTGGAATGACCCTAAAAGAGCCCAAGAAGTTATTAAAGCTCAAAGTATCTTAAAAAACAAAATTGATCCATGGGTAGGGCTAATCAACAAAATCAAAGACTTAAGCGATCTGTGTGAGATTATTGAAAATGAAAAAGATATTAGTAGCTTGGAAATCGAATTTAATGTACTTGAAAAACAGTACAAAGATTTACTCACAATTTCTTACTTTAAAGAAGAACTTGACGCAAATGACGCTTTTTTAACTATTCATTCTGGTGCTGGAGGCACTGAAGCATGTGACTGGGTTGCAATGCTTTACAGAATGTATTCAAGATATGCTGAGAGAAAAAAATACAAAACAGAACTTATTGATTTGCTTGAAGCAGAAGGTGGAATCAAATCTGTTACAATAGAAATCAAAGGTGAATATGCTTATGGACTGTTAAAAAGTGAGGTCGGGATACATCGTCTTATAAGAATTTCTCCGTTTGATGCTGCTAAAAAAAGACATACCTCTTTTGCATCGGTATTTATTGACCCTGTTATTGATGAAAAAATAGAAATAATAATCAAACCAGAAGATATAAGAATTGATACATACAGAGCATCGGGAGCCGGAGGACAACATGTCAACAAAACATCTTCTGCTGTAAGAATAACTCACATTGAAACAGGAATAGTCACTCAATCCCAAAGCGACCGAAGTCAACACAAAAACAAAGATATGGCAATGAAAGTTTTAAAATCAAGACTTTACGAATACTATAAGAATAAAGAAGATGAAAAAAACAAATCCAAGCAAGACACAAAAAAAGAAATTTCTTGGGGCAACCAAATAAGATCTTACGTATTTCAGCCTTACAATTTGGTAAAAGATCATAGAACAAAATTTGAAAATTCAAACATCACTTCGGTTATGGACGGCAATATAGATAATTTCATAGAAGAGTATTTAAAATGGAAAAGCTTAAACTAA